A window of Kangiella sp. TOML190 genomic DNA:
AACTTTTAATCTCTAGCCGGTAAATTATTACTGGCTGAAGTTACAGCATTTTGTTAAAAAAATCGAACAAAAGTAGCTACTAAGCTGTTGTTTTATTCGTTATCTTTTTACCAGCCTAAAGACGACAACTGGCGCCAATAAGCGCCAGTTCCCTTGTTCAGTTGTAACTTCGAGCAGTCAACATCAATAAGTTACGAAGTTAACGCCGGATTCATAATGTAGGAGATTGGCGCTGCTTTTTCATCTTCGAAAGTAGCCAATTCCCAAGCCGACTCATCGGCCATCAAACTCCGAATCAATTGGTTGTTCAAAGCATGCCCTGACTTATAGCCAGAGAAAGAGCCGACTAAGCTGTAGCCCAATAAGAACAAATCACCAATTGCATCTAAAATTTTGTGTTTTACAAACTCATCGTCATAACGCAAACCGTCTTCGTTTAACACACGGTAATCGTCCATCACGATGGCATTTTCTTGGCTTCCGCCCAACGCCAAATTGTTTTGGCGTAAAAATTCTATGTCCTTCATAAAACCGAAGGTACGCGCACGACTTACTTCTTTTACGAAGGAGGTGCTGGAGAAATCGATCACCGAAGTTTGTCGGCTTTTCTTAAAGACCGGATGATCGAAATCAATAGTAAAAGCGACTTTAAAGCCATCAAAAGGCTCGAAGATTGCGTACTTATCGCCATCTTCCACTTTCACACGCTTTTTAATGCGAATAAATTTCTTAGGAGCATTTTGCTCAGCCACGCCAGCAGATTGCAATAAAAATACGAATGGGCTCGCACTACCGTCCATAATCGGAACTTCAGGTGCGGAAACGTCGATAAAGGCATTATCAATACCCAAACCAGCCATTGCCGACAGCAAGTGCTCAACGGTCGAAATACGCACGCCATCTTGCACTAAGCAAGTAGACATAGTGGTATCACCCACATTATCCGGCTTCGCCTGAATTTCAACCACAGGATCAAGGTCAACACGACGGAACACGATACCATTATCAATTGGCGCAGGACGCAAGGTTAAGTAAACCTTTTCACCCGTATGTAAACCAACGCCAGTTGCTCGAATGGTCGTCTTCAAAGTTCTTTGTCGAATCATTCACTTCTCCACTTAGATACTGTTTTAGTCGCTAACAATCGTCAATTTCTAAATAAATCAATATCTTAGCTAAAATATAACGCTATTTTTAGCGCATATTAACATAAAGTTTCACTTGTTTGAACATTTTTTGAACATTTTTTGAACAAGTGTTTGAATTTTCTTTAGCCTAATTTTACATATGCTAATTGTCAAATAATTTTACGCGCCCTTCATAAGCTTGTACTCAAAGGTACAAATGCGAGATAAGGAGGGTTGAAGGGATCCACTCCTTATCTCTGTGAACCCTAATCCAGCGATTAGTTTCAAATTTCAGCCTATTATCAGGCCTCAATCTGAACCGTCGCTGACTAAAGTCAAAACAGCAAGGATTAACTAGTCCGCCTGCTTACGCAAGAAGGCAGGAATATCCAAGAAATTGTCCACATCGCTACCCACCGCCATCTTCTGTTGGGCCTCTTGTGCCATTTCTTCGCTGCTCGCGCCGGCTTGCTGGCGTAGAGCGGGAGGCAAGTCTAGCTTATTGTAGTCCATCTCACCGCTCGCTTTACGTGCTGTCTCTTGGTTATTGTTGCTCACCAAACGCATTCCCGCTTCTTGTCCTAAACCAGTAGCCACAACGGTGACCCGAATTTCATCACCCATTGCTTGGTCAATCGCAGTACCGACCACTACGGTCGCATCTTCATGCGCAATATCTTCGATCACTTCACACACTTCCGAGAACTCATCGATAGTGAAATCTTCGTTCGCAGTGATGTTAACCAAAATACCGCGAGCACCTGACAGATCCACATCTTCTAGCAATGGACTCGCCACCGCCATATCCGCTGCGATCTGCGCGCGACCTTCGCCTGAAGCAATGCCAGTACCCATCATCGCTTGCCCCTGCTCGGCCATCACGGTTCTTACGTCAGCAAAATCCACATTAATCAGACCAGGGCAAGTGATTAACTCGGCAATGCCTTGTACCGCACCATGCAAGACAGAGTTCGCTGATGCAAAAGCTTCGGTCAAACGTAAACCGGCAAACTGCGCCACCAACTTATCGTTAGGAATGATGATCAAAGAGTCCACTACATTTCGTAGCTCATCAATACCCTGCTCGGCCAGCATCATGCGCTTTTTGCGCTCAAACTTAAACGGCTTGGTCACCACGGCTACCGTCAGAATACCCATTTCTTTAGCAATCTCGGCAATCACCGGCGCCGCGCCAGTGCCAGTACCGCCACCCATGCCAGCGGTGATAAAGACCATATCCGAGCCTTGCAACACTTCCATCACCCGCTCGCGATCTTCCATGGCCGCCTGACGTCCCACTTCCGGGTTGGCGCCAGCGCCAAGGCCTCGAGTAATATTTTGACCAATTTGGATAGTGGTCTTGGCCGACGAAGCCGACAAAGCCTGTGCATCCGTATTGGCACAAATAAATTCAACACCATCGATGTTAGCTTGCACCATGTGCTCAACGGCATTGCCACCGCCGCCGCCAACTCCGACAACTTTAATGATAGCGCTGTTTTGGCAGCTATCGACTAGTTCAAACATATTAGGCATAACACTTCCCCTTCATTTCGTTTACCTGTTTCAAAAAACTCACTAAAAATCACTTACTACTTTTGCTTGTTTGATCGCTTACCAGCCACCAAACCAACTCTTCATGCGCTCCCACAAACCGTTAAAGTTAGTGGTATTGCGCTCACGATGATGACCCGCATCATCCTTGCCATAAAGCAACAAACCGACGCCGGTGGCATAAATCGGATTTTTCACCACATCCACCAAACCTTTGATGTGCTGTGGCATCCCTTGACGCACTGGCATGTGGAACACTTCTTCAGCCAACTCAATCACGCCTTCCATCTTAGAGCCGCCACCAGTAATCACCATGCCTGCCGCAATAATGCTTTCAAAGCCACTGCGACGGATTTCGGCCTGCACCAGCTCAAACAATTCGCTGTAACGCGGCTCAACCACGTCCGCTAAAATCTGTCGCGATAAGCGTCTTGGTTCCCGCTCGCCAACGCTAGGCACTTCAATCGTTTCGTCTTGATTAATCAATTGACGCAAAGCGCAGGCATATTTAATTTTAATTTCTTCGGCGAACTGAGTAGGCGTTCTCAGCGCCACCGCAATATCGTTTGTCACTTGATCGCCTGCGATAGGGATCACTGCAGTATGGCGAATAGCGCCGCCGGTAAAGATCGCAATATCAGTAGTGCCGCCGCCGATGTCGATAATGCAAACACCCAACTCTTTTTCATCATCCGTCAAGACAGCATGACTCGAGGCAAGCTGTTCTAAAATCACATCCTCAGTTTCAAGACCACAACGAGCAACGCATTTGGTAATGTTTTGCGCAGCCGAAACCGCTCCAGTTACCATATGCACCTTGGCTTCCAATCGAACGCCAGACATTCCCACTGGCTCGCGAATGCCCTCTTGGTTATCGATGATGAACTCTTGTGGTAGCACGTGCAGGATCTTTTGATCCGCTGGAATGGCTACTGCTTTAGCAGCATCGATCACGCGCTCAACGTCGGACGAGCCAACTTCGTGATCTTTAATTGCCACTATGCCGTGCGAATTTAAACTTTTAATGTGGCTGCCCGCGATGCCGGTATAGACCGAATGGATTTGGCAACCCGCCATCAGCTCAGCCTCTTCAATCGCTCTTTGGATAGAAGCCACAGTAGATTCGATATTCACCACCACCCCTTTTTTCAGGCCGCGCGACGGATGTGAACCAATGCCGATAATATCGACTGAATCATCGCCGCTGACTTCACCTACAATCGCCACTACCTTAGAAGTACCTATATCAAGGCCGACAATTAAACGTTTTTCCCCAGATTTTGACATCGCTGTTTACCTATTGCTTTGTGTCACTTGGTAGCGCTGGCTCCTGCCAGGAAGCTACTAAACCGTTTTGATAACGTAAATCCAAATAAGCCAAAGGCGCTTTTTTGTATTGCTTTACCAAATCAAATTGTTCGATCAATCGTTGCAATCGTTCTGCAACCTGAATTTTGCCAAGCTTAACGATAACTCCATCGTTAAGCTCCAAACTAACAGCGCCGCGATCAGTCAGTTGCATCGACTCAATACGCAATTGCTTTTGATCCAGTTGCTGCTGATAATCTTGCAACAGATCCGTTAACTCAGCCGCCATCGTCTCAGGACCACTTAACACCAACCAGTTTTCTTGCGGCAGCTCGTTGGGATAAAACACATGGCCTTGTGTCGACACCACCCCATTAGCGCCCCAATAGGCAAGTGGCTCGTGTTCTTCAATCTGCAAGTTCAACGTTTCTGGCCAAACTTTTCTAAGCTGCACTTTCTTTACCCAAGGCAAAGCCAAAATATCCGCTTCTGCTTGTTCAATGTTCATCGAGAAAAAGCCTCGATCCTCAATCGCTTGAAACGTTTGGTACAGCTCCTGCGCTTGGGTGTATTCTTGGCCTTTGACCTCAAGCCGATTAAGCGGAAACCAATTACTGGTTTCCAATCCGATTAACCACACCGAAATACCAATAAGCGACAACGCAAAAACCGCACCAGCGAGCAAGCCTAAGAGCCACTTCATGGAGTTTTTAACCGTTAACCAAGACGCAGAAACTGATTGAGCCACGCCTGACGAGCTCTTTGCAGTTTTTCTAACGTTTCTTTGGTTATGCTTTTTTGCCATCTGCCTGTTCTTTTACCTTTGTCTACCTTATTTACGTTCAATAAAACTGGTATCTAAAATTTTTAATACCAAAGATTCAAAACTCATTCCCGCAACTTTTGCCGCCTTAGGCACCAAGCTGGT
This region includes:
- the lpxC gene encoding UDP-3-O-acyl-N-acetylglucosamine deacetylase, which produces MIRQRTLKTTIRATGVGLHTGEKVYLTLRPAPIDNGIVFRRVDLDPVVEIQAKPDNVGDTTMSTCLVQDGVRISTVEHLLSAMAGLGIDNAFIDVSAPEVPIMDGSASPFVFLLQSAGVAEQNAPKKFIRIKKRVKVEDGDKYAIFEPFDGFKVAFTIDFDHPVFKKSRQTSVIDFSSTSFVKEVSRARTFGFMKDIEFLRQNNLALGGSQENAIVMDDYRVLNEDGLRYDDEFVKHKILDAIGDLFLLGYSLVGSFSGYKSGHALNNQLIRSLMADESAWELATFEDEKAAPISYIMNPALTS
- the ftsZ gene encoding cell division protein FtsZ gives rise to the protein MPNMFELVDSCQNSAIIKVVGVGGGGGNAVEHMVQANIDGVEFICANTDAQALSASSAKTTIQIGQNITRGLGAGANPEVGRQAAMEDRERVMEVLQGSDMVFITAGMGGGTGTGAAPVIAEIAKEMGILTVAVVTKPFKFERKKRMMLAEQGIDELRNVVDSLIIIPNDKLVAQFAGLRLTEAFASANSVLHGAVQGIAELITCPGLINVDFADVRTVMAEQGQAMMGTGIASGEGRAQIAADMAVASPLLEDVDLSGARGILVNITANEDFTIDEFSEVCEVIEDIAHEDATVVVGTAIDQAMGDEIRVTVVATGLGQEAGMRLVSNNNQETARKASGEMDYNKLDLPPALRQQAGASSEEMAQEAQQKMAVGSDVDNFLDIPAFLRKQAD
- the ftsA gene encoding cell division protein FtsA, producing MSKSGEKRLIVGLDIGTSKVVAIVGEVSGDDSVDIIGIGSHPSRGLKKGVVVNIESTVASIQRAIEEAELMAGCQIHSVYTGIAGSHIKSLNSHGIVAIKDHEVGSSDVERVIDAAKAVAIPADQKILHVLPQEFIIDNQEGIREPVGMSGVRLEAKVHMVTGAVSAAQNITKCVARCGLETEDVILEQLASSHAVLTDDEKELGVCIIDIGGGTTDIAIFTGGAIRHTAVIPIAGDQVTNDIAVALRTPTQFAEEIKIKYACALRQLINQDETIEVPSVGEREPRRLSRQILADVVEPRYSELFELVQAEIRRSGFESIIAAGMVITGGGSKMEGVIELAEEVFHMPVRQGMPQHIKGLVDVVKNPIYATGVGLLLYGKDDAGHHRERNTTNFNGLWERMKSWFGGW
- a CDS encoding cell division protein FtsQ/DivIB → MAKKHNQRNVRKTAKSSSGVAQSVSASWLTVKNSMKWLLGLLAGAVFALSLIGISVWLIGLETSNWFPLNRLEVKGQEYTQAQELYQTFQAIEDRGFFSMNIEQAEADILALPWVKKVQLRKVWPETLNLQIEEHEPLAYWGANGVVSTQGHVFYPNELPQENWLVLSGPETMAAELTDLLQDYQQQLDQKQLRIESMQLTDRGAVSLELNDGVIVKLGKIQVAERLQRLIEQFDLVKQYKKAPLAYLDLRYQNGLVASWQEPALPSDTKQ